In one window of Ignatzschineria indica DNA:
- the rarD gene encoding EamA family transporter RarD: MEQSYANNYKKGVLLTLSCYIIWGFFPIYWFPLSGVDPLQLMAQRIGWSLAFIMILLCFRKEDRLLLKDAFFNRRIIVTFMASSFFLFMNWSIYLYAISSHQVLEASLGYYINPLVSIFLGRVFFKEALTKVQYLAISLAAIGVLWLALLAGTIPYIALLLAFSFSFYSAMKKIVALPPLPGLFLETLFMMPFTIIYLVAVYKNGDLIFLELENLPLTLLILSGAATTIPLLLFAKGAKYIPLSLVGILQYVSPTLQLLTGLFLFNETLPPLRLIGFTIVWISVITYISSEVHRAKNGQKRREEAEERRLKQLSREIAGE; encoded by the coding sequence ATGGAACAATCTTACGCTAACAACTATAAAAAAGGCGTGCTTCTTACTCTCTCCTGCTACATTATCTGGGGATTTTTTCCGATCTACTGGTTTCCCTTATCAGGCGTAGATCCCTTGCAACTAATGGCGCAACGCATCGGCTGGTCGCTCGCTTTCATTATGATTCTGCTCTGCTTCCGAAAAGAGGATCGATTGCTTCTTAAAGATGCCTTCTTCAATCGGCGCATTATTGTCACCTTTATGGCATCCTCCTTCTTCCTCTTTATGAATTGGTCGATCTATCTCTATGCAATCTCTTCTCATCAGGTACTCGAAGCGAGTCTCGGCTACTATATCAATCCATTAGTGTCGATTTTTTTAGGGCGCGTCTTCTTTAAGGAAGCTTTAACAAAAGTACAATATCTTGCGATTTCTCTCGCGGCAATAGGTGTTTTATGGCTTGCACTATTAGCAGGTACCATCCCCTACATCGCCCTTCTTCTCGCCTTCTCTTTTAGCTTTTATAGTGCAATGAAAAAAATCGTGGCGCTTCCACCACTACCCGGGCTCTTTCTCGAAACCCTCTTCATGATGCCCTTTACCATTATCTACCTAGTTGCAGTTTATAAAAATGGGGATCTGATCTTCTTAGAATTAGAAAATTTACCGCTGACGCTTCTTATTCTCTCGGGAGCAGCAACAACGATTCCTCTACTTCTCTTCGCCAAAGGGGCTAAATATATCCCCCTCTCTCTAGTCGGAATATTGCAATATGTCTCCCCCACATTGCAACTTTTAACCGGGCTCTTTCTCTTCAATGAAACACTCCCACCACTTCGCCTCATCGGCTTTACTATTGTCTGGATCTCTGTCATTACCTATATTAGCAGTGAGGTTCATCGCGCTAAAAATGGACAAAAACGTCGTGAAGAAGCAGAAGAGAGACGATTAAAACAATTAAGTAGAGAGATCGCAGGAGAGTAA
- a CDS encoding aminopeptidase P family protein: MSKNSEINARIAALQKQMIKDKIDAWIILSADPHLSEYLPDHWKLREWFSGFTGSAGTLVVLQKSAYIWADSRYWVQAAKELQGTTVELMKLGAPNTPSYIQYLQSQLKPGAEVAILPDTMSVENFVESYEALDDFEITLTTQHDPFDQLIKNRAPLPAEKLYLHEAQFLSESLSEKVRRIRQVMKDEAADVHIISTLDDIAWLTNLRGQDVTYNPVFLAFIMITPSSVTLFIDEEKLTPEVKKYLTEHKVTVFPYDAFYDELGNIPADKIVMLDEKRTTYAALEAIDEECEILYLPNPSTLFKAQKSDNDLSHIQEAMIEDGVAMAHFYTQFEEKLAKGERLTELDVADGLAAERAKRPLFIDLSFDTIAGFNPNGALPHYRATEEDHAVIEGDGLLLIDSGAQYKNGTTDITRVIPIGNPSIEQKRDFTFVLKSLIAMSSTIYPENIAMPLLDAIARKPLWQHQLDYGHGTGHGVGYFLNVHEGPQVLSYHATPNPQMRVKKGMVTSIEPGIYREGKWGVRIENLVTSQPVKNPKERDFGNFMLFETLTLFPIDTRLMEPTLLTTEEIEWVNQYHKTVYEKLSPRIEDAAVLEWLKARTAAI; encoded by the coding sequence ATGAGTAAAAATAGCGAAATTAATGCACGTATTGCCGCTCTACAGAAGCAGATGATCAAAGATAAGATCGATGCTTGGATTATTTTAAGTGCTGACCCCCACCTTTCCGAATATCTTCCTGATCATTGGAAGTTGAGAGAGTGGTTCTCCGGCTTTACCGGCTCTGCCGGAACATTAGTCGTTCTTCAAAAGAGCGCCTACATCTGGGCCGATAGTCGATACTGGGTTCAGGCGGCGAAAGAGTTACAAGGAACGACTGTTGAACTGATGAAACTTGGCGCGCCAAATACCCCCTCTTATATTCAATATCTTCAATCTCAACTTAAGCCCGGCGCGGAAGTGGCAATACTCCCCGATACAATGTCAGTAGAGAATTTTGTTGAAAGCTATGAGGCACTTGATGATTTTGAGATCACACTCACCACACAACATGATCCTTTTGACCAATTAATAAAGAATCGCGCACCGCTTCCTGCGGAAAAACTCTATCTTCATGAAGCACAATTTCTCTCTGAATCATTGAGTGAAAAGGTACGCCGTATCCGTCAAGTAATGAAAGATGAAGCGGCTGATGTTCATATTATCTCCACGCTCGATGATATCGCTTGGCTCACTAATCTTCGTGGTCAAGATGTCACCTATAACCCGGTCTTTTTAGCATTTATAATGATCACTCCCTCATCAGTCACGCTCTTTATTGATGAAGAGAAACTGACGCCTGAAGTGAAAAAGTATCTCACAGAACATAAAGTGACAGTCTTCCCTTACGATGCTTTCTACGATGAGTTGGGAAATATTCCGGCAGATAAAATCGTCATGCTTGATGAGAAACGAACAACTTATGCCGCATTAGAGGCAATTGATGAAGAGTGTGAGATTCTCTATCTCCCCAATCCAAGCACTCTCTTTAAAGCGCAAAAGAGTGATAATGATCTTTCCCATATCCAAGAAGCTATGATTGAAGATGGTGTTGCGATGGCACACTTCTATACTCAATTTGAAGAAAAACTCGCCAAAGGTGAGAGATTAACCGAGCTTGATGTTGCCGATGGTCTAGCTGCAGAAAGAGCTAAACGCCCTCTCTTTATTGACCTCAGCTTCGATACAATTGCCGGGTTTAATCCTAACGGTGCTCTCCCCCACTATCGCGCAACTGAAGAAGATCATGCCGTCATTGAAGGCGATGGACTTCTACTTATCGATTCAGGCGCTCAATATAAAAATGGTACGACCGATATTACCCGTGTAATCCCTATTGGCAATCCTTCGATAGAGCAAAAAAGGGATTTCACCTTTGTCCTTAAGTCCCTGATCGCTATGAGCAGTACAATCTATCCTGAAAATATTGCGATGCCACTGCTTGATGCTATTGCACGAAAACCTCTCTGGCAACATCAACTCGACTATGGACATGGTACAGGTCATGGCGTTGGTTACTTCCTTAATGTCCATGAAGGCCCACAAGTGCTCTCATACCATGCAACCCCTAATCCGCAAATGCGCGTTAAAAAAGGGATGGTAACCTCTATTGAGCCAGGAATCTATCGAGAAGGTAAATGGGGTGTTCGTATCGAAAACTTAGTCACCTCTCAACCGGTCAAAAATCCTAAAGAGCGAGATTTTGGCAACTTTATGCTGTTTGAGACATTGACGCTATTTCCTATCGATACGCGCCTAATGGAGCCAACACTTCTCACTACTGAGGAGATTGAATGGGTGAATCAATATCATAAGACAGTCTATGAAAAACTCTCTCCTCGCATTGAAGATGCCGCTGTTTTAGAGTGGTTAAAAGCGCGCACCGCCGCGATTTAA
- the kdsA gene encoding 3-deoxy-8-phosphooctulonate synthase yields the protein MIKIQDIEVANRKPFVLFGGINVLESLDSTLRACEAYVKATDLLDIPLVFKGSFDKANRSSIHSYRGVGLEEGLKIFSAVKKEFNVPVITDIHEPFQAEPVAEVVDVLQLPAFLARQTDLVVAMAKTGRPINVKKPQFLSPSQMLNIVEKFREAGNDQVMLCERGSCFGYDNLVVDLLGFGVMKKVCDDAPIIFDVTHSLQQRNPLEKASGGRREQVLELALAGMATGIAGLFLESHEDPDQAKCDGPSALPLALLKPFLERVKAVDDLVKSFEPLEIK from the coding sequence GTGATTAAGATTCAAGATATTGAAGTAGCGAATCGAAAACCTTTTGTCCTTTTTGGAGGAATCAATGTTTTAGAGTCCCTAGACTCTACATTGAGAGCGTGTGAAGCTTATGTGAAGGCGACAGATCTTTTAGATATTCCACTGGTCTTCAAAGGCTCATTTGATAAGGCCAATCGATCCTCAATTCACTCCTATCGAGGTGTGGGGCTAGAGGAGGGGTTAAAGATCTTCTCTGCAGTGAAAAAAGAGTTTAATGTGCCGGTAATTACTGATATCCATGAGCCTTTTCAAGCAGAACCGGTTGCGGAAGTAGTGGATGTTTTACAGTTGCCGGCCTTTTTAGCAAGACAGACAGATCTCGTAGTCGCGATGGCAAAGACAGGTCGCCCCATCAATGTGAAAAAACCGCAATTTTTAAGCCCTTCACAGATGCTCAATATTGTGGAAAAGTTCCGAGAAGCAGGTAATGATCAGGTTATGCTTTGTGAGCGTGGTAGCTGTTTCGGGTATGACAATCTTGTGGTGGATCTATTAGGATTTGGAGTGATGAAGAAGGTATGTGATGATGCGCCTATCATCTTTGATGTTACCCACTCTTTACAGCAGAGAAATCCATTGGAAAAAGCTTCCGGAGGACGTCGCGAGCAGGTGTTAGAGCTTGCTTTAGCGGGTATGGCAACGGGTATTGCCGGACTCTTTTTGGAATCGCATGAAGATCCCGATCAAGCAAAATGTGATGGACCAAGCGCACTTCCATTAGCACTACTTAAGCCCTTCTTAGAGCGTGTTAAAGCAGTGGATGATTTAGTGAAATCTTTTGAACCATTAGAGATTAAATAG